A single genomic interval of Cucumis sativus cultivar 9930 chromosome 7, Cucumber_9930_V3, whole genome shotgun sequence harbors:
- the LOC101206223 gene encoding uncharacterized protein LOC101206223, whose protein sequence is MAKTNKYTSINFNHIYDKNLSSNSKTGNNPSSNKNPSSSSSSSFATATYSSISSPNKSHGRMLVLTRPTPRPITSPQPLSPQPQSRPSSADHRPVPDHPRPQSDSDSISLRPLGRTGTGAIAPSPIPVLEKDREITPPVVTLHKPEKFVPPHLRAGFVGKEERPVNVGIRSREGNQRQYGNYGSSGRYGEDGRPKSGGGYERMKEVGEADLGAMVNRPRSSGNRPSSSG, encoded by the coding sequence ATGGCAAAAACCAACAAATACACCTCCATCAATTTCAATCACATCTACGACAAGAATCTCTCCTCCAATTCCAAAACTGGCAACAATCCATCCTCTAATAAAaacccatcttcttcttcttcctcctctttcGCCACTGCAACttattcttccatttcttcccCTAACAAGTCCCATGGCCGCATGCTTGTCCTGACCCGTCCCACCCCCAGACCCATTACCTCGCCTCAACCCCTTTCCCCTCAACCCCAGTCTCGACCTTCATCCGCCGATCATCGTCCTGTTCCGGATCACCCTCGTCCGCAATCCGATTCCGATTCGATCTCTCTTCGCCCTCTCGGTCGGACCGGTACCGGTGCGATCGCTCCCTCTCCGATTCCGGTGTTGGAGAAGGACAGGGAGATTACCCCTCCGGTTGTGACGTTGCATAAGCCGGAGAAATTTGTGCCCCCTCATCTTCGGGCGGGGTTCGTCGGGAAGGAGGAGAGACCTGTGAACGTTGGGATCCGATCTAGGGAAGGGAACCAGAGGCAGTACGGGAATTATGGGTCTTCGGGCCGGTACGGTGAAGATGGGCGGCCGAAATCCGGTGGTGGGTATGAGAGGATGAAAGAGGTGGGTGAGGCAGATCTGGGGGCGATGGTGAATCGGCCAAGATCCAGTGGGAATCGGCCGAGTTCTAGTGGATG